In the genome of Rhopalosiphum padi isolate XX-2018 chromosome 1, ASM2088224v1, whole genome shotgun sequence, the window taaacactGATTCGGAACAACTGGGTTATCTACTGTTATTGCGTTgtgatatttgtaattaatatgtttGAGTGAGATTGACATTTTTcatggatattttaatataactgtatttttttaggCGTTATTTTGATTCCTATCGAAATTTAGAAGTACCGCATTCAAGTAGATATTGAACTACGCTCAAAGTTCAACTagcttatataattgtttaggaCGTTTAGGTGTTTACAGTGCTCGAATTGGAGGCTGGGACTCACGTGGACGTAGTCCGCATTCGTTTTTTTCATAGATTTCAGCGTTCCCCTTCATTTAATTAAGCGAGGAAAAATACCAGCTTTATAGTACCTTACTATATGTGCAGGGGGTGTGGGGAACGAAGTCCACAACgggttattttacaatttatctgCTACGGAACGGTGTTTTCTGAACTAAAACCAGCGCCcgttcacaattttttttttcaattcgagCACtgggtgtttaaaaaaaaatgtgtagaaAAACCTATCACGAAGAAAAATTTAACTCGTTAAAATGAaagttagatttaaattaacaaaaagtaAATCGTTTTGTAACACATAGTTAAAAGTAGATATTATAGCCTATGAACTCTTAATTTTTCTAACTCGTTAATGTTCCGGAGTTGCTTTTTGGGGTAACGTTATGGAAGATCcacttttttaaaatgattattatctatgatgactaataaaagtaattattatgtatatttaatatttataacagttgtgttgaagtttttaatttttttttttttgtttttcgtttcAATTTGTACACATCAAACACGCTGCAGTAGGCAAGTCGCAAATCGCAAGTGTATAtcgttaaaaactattatatcaaaGCTGGTTGGTAAAATTGCCCAATTTAATGAACTAAACTAATTTCCTTTAGTTAAGTACCTAGGTATCTTAATTAAGTTCATGTAGgcagaattaataatatttctatgggGGTTGATATTTTTCACTTTTCACCCGCCATGAATGATTTTCAAAGGATACTTTTCAATtggcaaataatataaaaatagttacctatacatttatatactaatgtataaataattatcaataataaagactaaacgtttttaataattatagtttcaaATAAGTTAGTTCATTTTGAAGGGGATGTCAGCGCAATATTTGCGTTCTTTTTCAGACAGATTAAATACATTGACGTCAAATCATTTTATAGATCTaagtggagcgatgaatgtattaattttataatgatgtgtgtgtatttttttgtttgtttgtgtcTCTCAACTGTTATCACCTtttgaaatgataaaaaaataaaaatctcaatcGTATAATACCGGATATACCTACCAAAGCGGTATTCACTTGCccacatttttttgatttacgtTCAATATCTGAAGTACCTAATTTTAGAGTAAAATCACCTATtgcttacaataatttattccaAAGGATTAATTTTTGAAGGTTTgacgtattgattttatattttaattaatcttatattgatttaaacaataataatacaatttttttttaaatttaaatggttacaaaatagttttgaaataatatttagaaaaatcgatATGCCATACGCCCATACccttaaatattattctctgtTAGGTTTAGCCGCTTAGGTAGGTAGGTTTGTAATGGTCGACTGTACTCTAGGATTAATCAAAAACATTGTGACGCGTAGACTAGACTCAAGTCACTAGAGCCTATAGAGAGATGAGAAAAAACAGAGCGCTGACATACTGTTAAatcaatgaataatgatgaaCATTTCTTTTGTATTAGTTTTTGATAGGTGTTATGAATTGTCAACTGTTTTGGTTAGAAATCATGTTCAACTTTCACTCTGCAACTTGTGGAGGTCTgatcaattaataatacttatatacttacaaaatattttggctcGTTAGTTTAGGTACAGttgttaatgaataaaaatacgtatttatgtgtccaataataatacaattatggtaaatattcatttttattgagATAAAAAACGTGTATAAAGTTACATAGAACAAATAGTTTTGTTGTTGCAGGTACCTAAtggtttaatagttaattattctttacgaataattgaaatatataaaatataaaaatataatttttaaaaacaaaatcaacgaACTTCACATTAGTTAACAGTTATACCGTCGACAGATAGCGgccaatattatatagtaggtaatatgACAATTTGTTacgtgaaataatttttttaaatgatttttttattttctaaacattttccATTTCCtcttaatatactatatatgtatataattttgttatggtTTTAATGCATATAGATAATGTAGAGTGGATGACAGAATATGTTCATCAATAATGAAATGGCTCTACATATAGTACATATCCTATACAGTGaactgaataaaattattttgctgCTCTGCTAATTATTACTTGTCAGATTCAAGTACTTAGGTATCGAAGTAGATAagtgtatttcattattaatattaaatacatttttttttgcttaaaaaaCCGAGCCTATATCGTAGGTGGTTACTTGTAGTTATTGtgacttaataattaaataaacgattttaaataatattgccgTTTACTGTATTATCTATTGACCGCTATCGAGTGTCGCGCGATccatcgatatattattataataatggatgTTAGTTAGCGTATTTGTAGTTTTGAGATTCGTACAAATGCGGTCTTTCGTCCACTACTCTGGTCCACGGGTGCGCTACCCGGCCGTACTGTATGTCAGTAATCGCTTTGAAGAGCCTCGCGTACAACGGGTTCGACTGTTCCATGGTTGGCAATTGCACGTCTGCGTCTTCGTATAGTATGGACGATACTGGACTAATGACTGCTGCTGTACCAGTTCCGAAAAACTCGAGTATCTGAAACGACCGAAAGATAGTTTAAGACggaatgataatacttttatactttcgttaacattttttaaagtagGTAGGTGTAAATGCCTCCATATTCGATTATAAATACACAGCTGGCAATAATTACGTTATAAtagaaattatgttaaataggcGCCTACGTGGCTTGAATGTTTCAACACGATGAATATTAAGGGGCAATATACAgtcagttatttaaattttacaaccgttatatagtaggtacttataggtACATTCTTTTGTTCGTTTGAGAAATACCtatgcttttaaatttaattactcaATCTATCTATTCTAATGTAACActtagtaacataatatatatatttcaatagtaaaatttatcatattaattattgtcgaCGGACATAGACAGAATTGAGAATGTGTACACCTACCTAAGAGtacccacataatatatatacatattattacgatacATTATTTTTGCAAGATGATATTCCGAAcattgttcataataattattgtataaaggaacttattttttttctgattttaaatATCTCCGTAGTTTTATTTGTGTGAGAACCGTCtttgagataaaaataaaagcaattttGCGCAAaatggtatacattttaatataggtaacttAATTTGCttactttgttatttttattcagttcaATTAATTCGTCCATTGTGAAGTTTCTCTCCTCTACACGAAATTCGTCCCATTCTTTAGCCAAGTCCAGTACCGACTGTCTAGTGATGCCTGGTAATATCATACCGTTTAATGGTGGAGTAGCTAATACTTTTTCTGTAAGttacatataaaacataatattatatttataaacaattggtaattatcataatatgaccaataaatgttcaataaatgtacaataaatgtaCAGGttggattaaaatataatatatttttagtctatTTACCgccattttgatttttgtaaagAATAAATACGTTCATCGCACCAACTTCTGTGATTTGTCGGTCTTCACCATATAACCATAGCATTTGGTGACAACCTAATTTTGAAGCTAATTCCTGGAATTAATGGTCCAAAAATTAGATATGCGCAAATACATTGGCTCTTAAGACATATAAAGAAGTAAAGGCTTGAGttcttataaatgtatgtatggcATTAgagaaaatagattttattaataatattaagagcgAAAAAACAGACatctctatagtctatactctatcaCATCCACACATATTggattttaagttaattatctACTAATTTTTTCAGCCTCAGATCGTGTGTGATGTcatgttaaatttgaaagtgatcgttattaatattttaaactattattgtacCTAACGGCTAACTGTAATTAATTAGTTGTATCCTACTATAAGCTTGAATTTGGGACAGCAtcatccttttttttttgtaaattgaaaaattttaatttaaaatttaatatataatgtgaatttataaatgtaatattgagAGTATAATTTGAGTTTTTgaaataagtatacattatatacttattagttttttcatttttttttactcggcATACTTGCATGTGAATATTGTGATGATAGTTACATTCAATTGTTAGGTACATATTGTTAATACCAAAGTATAACATTTGAACAGaaacttattatacaatattatctatagtgGCTAGTGTTACTttctaatatattactattgagTATAATTATCAATGGGATTTggcatttttaactaatattatttatgaattaataggCCTAATTATTAGTTTGgcattaccattgattatataaagattattatatactatgtataatcaatgatattatctACTAagactgatataataatataataatcgttagataaatagttatttcatcattcataaattaatgtttaaatggtAGTGcgtcagtataaaataattgtattcttttaTCAACTATATTCATGCTCGGGATTTGtgtgtaaattttttatcagtATCATGtgaactaattaaattatatttaatattttaatcgaagGTATTCAAATGAGTAGATATAGTATATGTGATAAGTTCTAAAacgttcaaacatttttatattctaaattgttaaatttaattgtgaTAGTGAATAGTTTATcgttgtgtatttatatttatgaaatataataaaattattagtgtatatactaaatagtgtaaaataaaaaatagtgtgtgtacttaaattaaaatactaatattgaataacaataaattcgTGAGTACATAGATACCTCTACATcatgtttcataaaatattataggtacctaactttTCTAAATTCAGAAACTTGCATTTTATAGACAGTTAAATagaaaaactcaaaaaaatttaaattcttaaataaatataaaacacggttcttaacatattaaacaaattgtaaatgAACACTGAGAttcatatttctattttaacaaatttttccTATTTGtttgatacttatttttaaattagtgtagatatattataattatttattttatttattaattattcgtcaCAAACTAGGTCTAGGTACTATCGTCgacattattcaatttataatctttttattaaagttatatgaTTTAACGATGAATTTAAAcacaaaatgattaataaaacatattttctttaaaaaaactaGTCAGctaattagaatataattaaataaaattagatatttaataaaaacatgaacattaatatttataaattatttttagcgtAAGAATCattacaattttgtaaaattatgttatagttGTCCTtgtcttataaaaaatgtatcaatttacGCTATTAAGAAATTAAAGCATATGTCGGCATGCGTTTGTCCCTTACCTGAGGGTATAATGTGGTGGCGTAGTTAGCGCCTATTTTAAAGTCACCACAACCACCAGGCCATGCTCTAGTGAATTTTGGGTTGGCCATCAGTCGGACTGACTTGAATTTATTAGAGAAATATGATCCCACGGTGCACATTATTACGTAGAGAAGGGCTGTATCTGCTTGTGCCACACCTAGTGTGCcctaaaaatgcataatatctgtataaaataCGTTGTATGACTATCGAATACTTTTGATAGATAATACATTGACATAGgtgtaatttcaaaaatatgctTAGCCAACTTATTTGGTAATGAGTTATAAATCAcaccaacattatattatagttgtgcaaattaataattatttgcgtatggcttaaaattgtaatttaaataatatttttattataatttataatataatacaagttttttttttaaattatcatcttTTGCAGATTTTTCGtagtgttttaagtttttaaaaggATTCATTGTGAATAGTGGTAACTGACAAAACCACTGTCaatattgtagaaaaaatatttcagttgatttcgatattttataggaaactatagtctataataaatcgcttataataactattttaagcgtgattcttatttgtatttaaaaatgagtttgatatgtataaataaacttaataatgaaaatagcaCACAGAATATTCATATCAGGAATATAAGTTTCTAAAAAGTGACGGGAAGGAGTAGGTACAAACTACGAATTAATAACGCCATTCGAGTACAACGTGAAGGGCAATAAATAATTGCCAATTAGGCCTGTTTGTGGAATTATATTCAGATATACTTGATTAGCTTTTGCCGggaaagattttatttttctaacgaGCCAAGTACTTACTTCTGTGCCTATGAGGTTAGGTCTAATGTATAAACTGAGCGGCGCCGACACAGGTAACCACTCGTTGTCGATAGATACTAGACGTTCAATGCCTTTGAGTAACACGTCAGTATCTATTGATGGTAGGCCTACTCTTCTAGCTGATTTGTTTAACCTCTGCAAGTTTAGTTCTGGTCTGAATAGATTCATGTGGCCATGTTCTGATCTGTATGCCTTCATCCCTTCGAATACCTACGCaacaaaacaacataatattaaaacaggaATTTCGATTTTTTGTCGGgcgttaattataatactacctatattaattttaaatgtttcaaggATGTCAAGGTGATGCGGTAATTGATTAtcttaattaacaataatataattttcagacTATAAGTGTACGAGATTTATTTCAACGCGATTACtcattgtacctataattaaGTTGAAAGTTTTATTTCCGAGTATGATATGGTGTATTGATGTTTGCTATTTGCACAatacgttattaatataaagtatctTACAAGTTATAACGTATTAGTTAtcgattttttaatgtttgcaTAATGCAGTGACCATgggcatatttatattatcaatagagTTTAAATGTGGTATAGTTGCACTGATATAATTGCTATTTGCTAGATCTTATTGCAAGAATAACTaatcaaaaaaagttaaattgagGCAGAAAAAACATTCTAAAAatcatataactattattaaaaatacacatattatgaagtatagatttaaattgaaataatcatattataatatatccatacgaagagaaaaataataataaaaataattggacatttttttaaattaatttctcttGTACCCGTTGGTTTGCACAAATCTTTTATTGCCATATATGAATGACGCCATATGAGTTTTGAAAATGATGTTACACAGAGAATAAATGATtcgattattttttgattttactcgtaattatttttgatatttttatagtaaatataacatgttaaaatatgtttgatttcTATTTTTTCGAACCCATACAATATGtttgtacattgtataatatacttagtgtaCGGTATTAGAATTTACAGAATTTGAATTCGAAAGCCGATTACATAATTGACTATACATTTTACTCTGCAGATATCTTGCTATTACACCGTTTGTGTGTGCTCGTTCTTTTTTTTATCGTCTGATTGTGTAAAACTATatgacgtaggtacctatatactgtGAGCAGTGAGCACGCATGTTCATCGTGTgtgctatatttttaatgtttagttGCTAATGATTGTTATCTactggtatatttttatactacctaaacaattgttaaaatgtctatatatgtattcaattatgattaaaatattcgttgtatatattattatgttatcattaaattttaaaataatttcttacttGGCTTATAACACCAggttatactaaattattactgtactattattatttaaactaatttaaaacatgcatattattataatttgttagttactatataaaattaattctagGAATATTACTTTTGTAgctaatattttgtgtttaccaATCATGCAGTATAAATGCTATTAATAGAACAATGCAAATTTCACCGTTGTATTGAGCATTtggatttaaaatatacctaaagatatttaaaataataattacagaaaaaagaaatataatataatatttaatagtccGGCGACTATAGTCATTGATAAGCAATATTGTAAATCTCATATAATGAgatgttatttattgtattccTTAATAAACGGCGCAATCTTAGCGCCAATAAAgtgtaataaataggtatacgcATTGTTATCTACCCCTAgtgtatatttgaatattgtgCCGAATTATAAAACAATCTGAGCggattaaaaacattaacattGGACATTTATCAAAATACGTATAATGTTGACAAAtgggtttaaattaattttacaagcagaagaaaaaatacttttgtactattatcacttaaaaaaatggaaattatgTGAAATCAGATTTAATAGCCGTTATGGTATCAATATTtacagtatacataattatttattataatgttaatactaagaataaaagtacataaaaatggtttaaaaaaataagacataATGGTCAAAAACAGTGTGGTTGTCTGCcaaatccataatattatgctatgtcAGGTATATTCAAATACTGATTATGATGAaagtaattatgtattttaatatacacgATACCCAGTACccactattttattttcggtGATTtggtaaaatttgaaataataatataaaacaaatttagtacAAACTCTACTTCACCATTTTGTTACTGGTAGACGGCGAGTACTAATTATAGCGAATTGATTAGCATGCAGATTACTTTTTTGACCTTTAATATAATAGGTTTCTGTAGAccttattaaacaaataatgcatgtatgtttgtattttgGATATTCATCATTATAGttgtttagattaaaaatatttatttattcatttaaatatatattttacctcAGTGGCATAATGAAGGACTTTAGCTGCGGGATGTAAGTGGAGATGTTCCATGGGCGTGATGTATGGTTTCTGCCAGCCACCTGCATGCTTGTCGTAGTGTATTTTGAGCATGTGGTCTGTGAAAATAGTACCAAACTTAATTTGGGTGCCACTTTTTAGAATATTGGTGACATTGTCATTAAGCTTCGATGATTTGCATAATGTGATGTCGATATCTGGTTTCACgcactataaataaaattataatgcacatatgctttaaaaatatatttgtaacaaaAGAATACTATTACGtataacagaaaatatttaaattatgattcaataaagtataatttagtattagtaatctaatttataattgtgtatttaatttgttaattcatttcatattgttttagtaccattataaactattattatacatttgtatacatatttatttgtaataattaatttaattattgatttctaGAGTTCATtgaaatatgaattatgtaattatcaataatgcaataaaaacacttctatatataatgcatttatatttgttaaaccTAACTGATATACACGCTGTTGAAATAAGcaattgtaattttatcatttactgAATATTAGTGCAGATTATTTCCGATCgcacaatattgttttaagaaACGGctatgattttattcaaaataa includes:
- the LOC132931327 gene encoding branched-chain-amino-acid aminotransferase, cytosolic is translated as MASIDACLSVTQKILKQKKTCRKLYSIQHLLSKRNQSSVSQNDLEKCVKPDIDITLCKSSKLNDNVTNILKSGTQIKFGTIFTDHMLKIHYDKHAGGWQKPYITPMEHLHLHPAAKVLHYATEVFEGMKAYRSEHGHMNLFRPELNLQRLNKSARRVGLPSIDTDVLLKGIERLVSIDNEWLPVSAPLSLYIRPNLIGTEGTLGVAQADTALLYVIMCTVGSYFSNKFKSVRLMANPKFTRAWPGGCGDFKIGANYATTLYPQELASKLGCHQMLWLYGEDRQITEVGAMNVFILYKNQNGEKVLATPPLNGMILPGITRQSVLDLAKEWDEFRVEERNFTMDELIELNKNNKILEFFGTGTAAVISPVSSILYEDADVQLPTMEQSNPLYARLFKAITDIQYGRVAHPWTRVVDERPHLYESQNYKYAN